The following nucleotide sequence is from Clupea harengus chromosome 17, Ch_v2.0.2, whole genome shotgun sequence.
AGAATACACAAAGAGATTGAGAGTCCCAACATTCCTCCTCCATCAGGTTGGAGTTGCTCAGTAATCTACCCCGGAGTCTGCTGCTGGGCTATTTTGTcggaggggggaggtggagaggccGTGAGGCCGCGAGAGGGGGTACTTGCCAAACTCTTGCACTTGCTGAAATTTGTATACTCTCAGAGGGGATGTCAGGGTTTTCTGTGAACAGTGGTCCATCAGCGTGTGAGGAAGTCTCGCATCTCACTCACTGTCGCGTCCAACTCAAACACCACAAGTCACGCAATTAAGAGGAGCTGCTGATAAGGATCGTTGACGCCAGAGCAAAAAAACTAAGAAGTGTGATTCTCTTCCCAGACACTGTTTAGTGTAATTTGCAAAGAACAAGCTCAAGAGcgctagacagacagacagatccttGGGGAGTTTTTTTATTGGCCAGAGAAGCAATAACTGAAACCGTGAAGGATTACACGCTTATTATACCATAACCTTTGATCAAGTGAACAGGAAAGCCATACAGTAACAGCACAACCTTTCTGAGATGCTGCGCCGAGGCATAGTTACTTCTGAAGCCTCGCCTAAAGACAATTCCAAGCAGGCTGAATAGTTTCCTTGTGTGTCGAGTGCTGCCGAGGGAAAGTCCCGATCGAAGAGCAGAGTACAGGGTCATGTCTGGTGGCCATTTTGTGTTGTTCCGAGGGGATGGAAGAAGGGGGGGCTGAGGGGTACTGGTGAAGAGCTTGTTCCTTTTCGAGATGGACtctatgagagagaaagatcaagACAGTAAGAATGAGAacaaagaggaggggaaaaaaagatagataCAGACACGAGGGGGGGAAAAGACGAGAATGAAATATAGAGAGAATAAGTTGAAGAGGAGCGAGGCCTCACTCTCCTCCAGGCATTCCCGTGGGCGCTGGACCCCAGCCCAGGTCCCACCGGTGGGGGCTGTATCTCATGGTGATCAGCAGAACGTCAGCTGCAGGAAAtgcatcacccccccccccccctcctattcccacccacatgtgtgtctgtctggagctCAATATAtattccccctcctcccccatctctggCTAAGGTGCTATGAGTTACAGCCTGGAGGAGAAAGCTAGCATGAGGGTGTTTGGCTAATATGGAGCAGACTGCAATGGCTGAAACTGCTTTAACAGATACAACCCTTCCCCCCAGGCCTGCCGGATGCattcctctcccctgctctacctctctctatgtTGTCTTTGGACTTCTCCATGGGCCACTGGACTCCTCACAGTCTTGATCGCATTTCTTGCAAAAGCTCTGTGGTGAAATCAATGAATGTTGCCACAGGGCAATGATATCTTTTGAGTTTTCCGTTCTTCATATAACTATTACAAACAAATTACAAATAACTATGGTCAGGTGAGCCAAGATAAAGGTTAAGTCTGCCAGTCTGTCTGGGACATGTATTATGTGAGTTTCAGGATGGCTGAAGCTTTGGTAGCTACACGAATGAGTCTAATACTGCTTTCCCAAAATTAGTCAGACTGTTATTTGTCATTCCCATAGGCCTATGCTTTTGTTCCAGAATGTTTACTActctcacagccacacagaaaAGCAACAGCAAGCCCAGCCCCAATTGCTGCTCATTAGAAGGTACAGTGAAAGAGCCCATAGCAATGTAGCTTAGCAAACATGCACGCACCATTTATCAAAGGGTCTTAGTGCGGTAGCTCCTTGACATGCTTTTGGCCTGGAGCAGCCTCTGCTGTTGGAGAAGAGGGGGTGGGTTGGCAGgggtggtggggttgggggtgtaaCTCACGCCTGAGGTTTCCAGTACTCTAAGCTCAATGCTGCAGGACTGGTTTGGGTTTCTGCTTGTCTTTAAAGGCCTTTTCCGTGGTTGCTGCGGTAACCAATTTTTTTGGGGGCCCTCTCTATAATTGAGTCTTGCATTTTCGTCccggattccacagccaacacacaaaGCAGTGATTATTCCTAGGCAGCAGTCtatgggataaaaaaaaagctggaagagaaagagaggcgagagagagagagagagattgaataaATGCCATGGTTTTCTCAGGCAGCCCATTGGTTACTTTCTAGACACCGTTTGGACTGTACCTTTTACCGGCAATGCTGTTGTTTGACCGTGCCCTCACGTGGGGTTCCCATCATCCATTGCACAACACCTGTTCAGCTGTTCAGAGTGCATGGACCCACTGCTGTCATGCCGCTTGGGTAAACAATCCCCAAGGCTGCATTTCAATGATCCAAAAGAATAATCTATATAGGCAGcaacagatagaaagagagagagagcactcttgAGATACTCCCTCTGATTCTTGAAGGATTTTTACCCTACAAACCTAGCATACAAATTACGCGACATGTCCCATGGTGCAGtgcaacacactcacaatgtAGCCAAGGAGCTCACTGGCCCAAACTTCACATTCCTTCCTAACAGAGGCCTTGACTGAATTACTGGTTTCTTCCCAGGCCAAGTCCAGCACAGGCGGAGGGCTTAAGAGCTCGATCGCTCATCCATGCCTACAAACGAGGAATGTTACTCCTGCccagcacacactcatcacatcgCTTTCATTGCGACCCCCATCAGCCCCCAGTACTCTGCATTCATGACTggggaagaagaaagaatgaCGAGCTTAATCGAACACAAAGGCCCGTTAGATGTCCCAGGTCACTCGGCGTTGGATGTTGGCTGAGGGGGGCTGAATCCCTTCCCTCACAACTCCTCTGTTGTTTATGTGCAGAGAGATCTGCTCGGCAACAGAGCGTAGCATGTCAGCCCTGTTGATCTGGTCTTGATTGAGATCAAATGAGATCAACCACTGCGGTGCATGTGTTTCCAACGCAGGAACAGGCATACACtctcaagaagaagaaaaatcaaAACACCCATCTACAATTTCAACAAATCATGACAAAAAGAAATACTATAAACTGTCTACATATGATGCATGTAGAAGAACAAGAGACAATTTTCTCGTCAGTCATCTTTTTTGCGCCGAGTTGCCGCACTCTCGGCTCTGGTTTTCCACTCAGCATGGTTATATAACCGTTTCCAGAAACTGTGGGATATTGACTGGAGGGtagttttcaataaaaaaaaaaaaatcccctccGAAATGTCCTCCAGGGCTATGGCCtcgaagaagaaaaaaaaagatttatgacactATCTTCCTGTATGAATAGATTATAGGCACATCTGAAGCCATGCTCTGTTCCAACATATAAAGCAGGTCAGTGCCAGCTGATGCAATCAGAAGTCTCACTCGgttcagctctgctctgctctgcagggCAGAAGCCTCCTGCCAACCCGAATCACAAGGTGGAAAAATACTTCCTGCAAGCATGTCATTTAATTCAGATCAAAATCAATTACGATTTTATGAAGGGAAACACCAGATTGAGGGTTAGGATGTCAAAATAATTTGTTTTTGAGttaatcttttttctttttagtaaTTGTAAACTGCGAACAGAAATTCTTGTAGAACCAAGGCATTTAAGGCTTTATTTATAACATACAATTTATTCATCAAAAGAACCATATGACAGAGGAAAGGCTTATACTGAGAGACATGGCAATAATAAATACAGTGGGTGCATCggatttttctcttctttttaaaacatgacATAATggcacaaataataataaaaaaaaactaggcAGTAAAAGCAGGAAaacttaaaagaaaaaaaactttttggTCATCCAGTCTACTGAAGGTATTCTTAAAGAACAAAGTACTCACACTTTTTGTGAGTTCAGAGAAGAAAAGCGATCAAGAAAGTCAGAAGAGATCTTCCAGTGATgtgaaaaataagtaaaaaagaaatggaatgatgcAAGAAGTTGTCTTCCGGTCTCAACTCTTGTCTACTTTCCCCAAGATTGATGTCAGTTCATGACGGGAAGGAGTAGAGAGTGAGGAAACATGTCAGACaaatcaaaatggctgccaaaccTTAAGACTGATGATtctgatttcttttttaaaatatTGAAATCTTGATACAAAAAGTCATcaggcatttaaaaaaagggtAGAATTATTGCATGAAGCAGATGCTGCATAGTTGGCAAGGAAGGGAGACTTCACAGTAATCCATACTTCAtaagacattttaaaaacattacaaagaaattaaaaGGAATGGTCTCAATCTTTAAATGGCAGAAATCACCATCTTGCCATTCTAACACAATCCCCAACAAACAAAGCACTGCCGTTCCAAGTGCTCTCGAATGGAAGGCTGGGAAAACTCATTCAGGCAATATATGCCTGAATGGCCACATtttcaaatgataaaaaaaaaaatataggaAGACTAGCGAGGATAGCAAAAGACTTGCTCTGTTGATAATACACTAGTTAATACTGCTTCGACTAACGGTGGGGTGGCCATGTCTAATAGTCGATGCCCTGGTCATTGTAGTGTCCGCTGTACTCATCATGGTAGGTGCCCTGGTACTCCTCCTCCTGGTACTCAGCCTGATAGTCACTGTCGCTGATCTCCGAGCCGTTGGTGCCCGTGCCCTGGCTGCCATTGGCGTGGATGACTGGCTCCGTGGGCGGGGCGCAGTACTTGGGGTCATAGACCTGGCGGCCCAGCCCATACACGCTCATCCCCTTCTGGGAGGCCACCTTGTTTGTGCCCATCTGAAGGGAGATGGTGGAGGAGTCCACTGGCTGCTGTGCATGCTTATTGTCAAAGATGTCCCGCCTGGTCCCGGGGGCAGACATGCCAgcctggagagagaaagacagagagagagagagaaagaaagaaagaaagaaagaaagaaagaaagaaagaaagagacagagaaagcgagATGATTATAGTCAAAATGTGTGAGGCTGAGGTGTCTCCATACACAGTCCACTGGAGACCCATCTGATAAGATTTTGACAAACTCTGACTTGCGGGCCATGTGATGCCCTCATAGCGCACAGGGAAGGGAATCGGTGTGTACCTGACTTGCTCCTTTGTTGGTGCCCATTTGTAGGCTGATGGTGGTCTGGTCATAAGGCTTGTCCGTCTGTGTCTTTGGGTCGTACAGATGTCTCCTAGTCCCATAAGCAGTCATGCCAGCCTGGCTTGCACACTTGTTGGTTCCCATCTGTGAGCCACATGATTATTGATATAATTATTAGCAATAGCAGTATCATTAGACAGGAAGTACTTGTAAGGACCAAATAGATCAGTATCCAGTTGTTTATCTTAAAGGAAAACACTAAAATAACTAAAAAAGGTGTGGAATGTCACCTGTAGTCCAATTACACACTGGCCAGCCTTCATCTTCTCATCATCGAAATGCCGCGCTTGTTTGTCTGCGTATTTCACCCCAATGTCAAACTTTGAGTCCATGCCTTTGGTCTTTCCCTGgcagacacaacaacaacaacaacaacaacaagtcaGAAGAGTGAGCAAAAGAGATTTTGCGATTGTATTTGGACTAAATGGCCCGACACTAACAGAACAGTCCAGGAACCTCCTTAACCCAAGAACCTGAGGGGTATACATACCATACTAGCCAGAGCAAGCAGTGTGGTCTGGACTTGAGTCAGATTCCCATTTTCAAAGAGGTCGTTGGCTTCAAAGATATCGTTGGGCTTCAAGCCATAATTTAATATGGCTTTGATGAAATTCCCAAGGTTCTCCAGCTAAGGGGGGAACAAAAGGAACAGAGAAAATCatttccccccctctcacttgccctctcactcttgctctctctctctccagcaacaCCATCAGAATGCAATAATCAGATAAAGAAGCTGTTGTTAGTGAGAATGGTAAAATGCCTAGTGAATTGGTCTGATTATTCCCAAGGCATACCATGTTGCTGCAGGTCTTTAATGTCATTAAACGTTAAAGAGAGCTATTTCTGTAGCAGTACGGCCCAAGGAACACGTGAGCACAACCCGATTCCTTTACAAGACTCCACAATGTGGAGACCCCCCCTAGCAAAAGAAAATTGCTAAGTAGTTGTTACCTTGTGCCAGTTCAGCTGTGAATGGTTGATTTTCTTTATTGAGCCAGGCTGTAGTTTGTTGATCAATCTGAAAGATAAAGAACATGGTCATATTCTTTCCATGAACAGTACTTACAGACCTAAAAAAAACCAGGTTAACAGCAATTTAATACATCAATTATTCACAATCCTTCTCAGCTAGCACAGCAACTGGCAATGACTTTAAAAGAACATTCTGGATTTGTGACTCATAATCTCCATGTGCTGCTCAGGTAGGCTGGTCCCGATTACCACTTCCATCAGTTTAGGTGCATGTCCCTGTACTTAAATCCCAATGTGGAATTATTTTATTCCGATCGCAATGGATGAAAACAACAGAAGATAAACCAACTCATTTCCAGCTCCATTTCTAACATCTTTAACAACACCTACAGGTACACCTCGCAAATTATTAGTACATTGCTTGTTATGTAAGGCCATTATAATTGACGGTCACAAAGAAGGGAATTATTCCAAAGGGAAGAACATTTTGTTGTATCCTTGTTATAATGCAgtggcacatacatacacaaaccatACGCCAAGTCATATGGATCGTGTCTCGATAATGGAAAGCCTTGCAGTTTGGCTAAAGTTGGATTTGAAATGGAATAAAACTTAGTTGTTATTTCATTGCAGGGTTATACAGTCTTATATTTCGGATTTGATCTCATATTTGAAGTTTCACAATGCTCCTCATTTGGCTGATTAGTTATATTTTAAGGTCACCACTGaatgtctgtttttgttctCAATACACAGGGATGCCTCAAAATGATCATCAATACAGATAGAAATTGTGTTTAaaattgttcttttttcttaCTTTAAATAACAATTTGAAGCTAAATTGATTGCTTGGCCATAAATCCTTAGTCAGCCCCTCTCCCCTACACAACACACCAGGCAGACAGCACACACGGTCGCCCACAAGGTCACCATGTCAGCTCTGCTGCAGTCTCCCGGAactgagcgcgcacacacacacacacacacacacacacacacacacacacacacacacacacacacacacacacacacacacacacacacacacacacacacacacacaggaaccagGAAAACACCAcccatacatacagacacaacaccCATGAATACGATAAAGACGTATTTTCCAAGAAGTAGGAAACCCTCGCCCTTTctcaatgacacaaacacacacacactcactcgcacaagATGACCCCATCCTTCAGGCCCTTCTGGAAGTTGTCTCCGATGGGCATGCCTGTGACCTCTTCAATCCAGAAGCGcagctcctcctctttctgAAGGTCATACTTCTGCGCAATCTGTTGGGGAACAAAAGAGACAAATCAAAATGACACAGAtacaaaaattgaaaaaaagtaaaaataataataataaataacccaaccaaaaacaaactgaCATTCATAAAGGTCCTAGCACAACCCCCCTTTCTACACATGCACAGTAAACCCAACCATTGATAAGAAGATTAACAGagtcatagttttttttaacaggGGTTCAGCTGTCCTGAAAAAATGTGAGAGTGACTGCTAGGAGAGCGGCGTGCCAGAGGGGGATTCTTTACAGACGAGAGCGTGAGGGGCCTGATTACATAATTAGGCCCTCATCAGGAGACCTTGGGTTCCTCCACTTGGGCCGTGTCAAATCAAATTAACACCAGATGCAAAGTGTTATTTCACTGCCcgggaacagagacagaggcacagaTGACTGGGAGCCTTTAcgagagggaaaaggaggggccggagggggggggggggggggggggggagaacaacaacaacaacaacaacaacttggGTACgctatgttgtgtgtttacttgttgtATTAAACGCACATTTCTTGCTGGGCTCATTTCAATGCATGACCATCAATAAGACACTATGTAACCATTTAACCTCtttcactgtaaaaaaaaaaccatgggAACGTATGTGGGAGGACAAAGAAGAACAAAAGCAGCGACGCCTTTTCAAAATAACTTTGAGATGATCGAAATGATAACGGCTAAAAGCTTTGTCTGGTCGGCCCGTTTCATGTGAAGCAAGGAGTCCCATGTCATGGACTGGAAACCCAgttcaacaacaacaccaccaccaccacaaaaaaaaaaaaggtcaatcCCTTTGGTGAGTCAGACAGTGACATTAGCTTCCTGTTTCCCAGGTTCCTTCACAGGAAACACGGTGGGCTGTAAATAACAGAGGCCCTgcagtatacagtatactggaaaacgctgtgtgtgttcctggcacTGACACCTAGATAGATAGAAGAGCTTCATTATCATAGAGTGTCCAGTTATCCACACCTGCCACCCTGACTCTCAGCAAACCCTCAAACAATTACACACTACACGTCAGATAAACAGATAATGAATATGTTTAGACTAGATGTTTAGGTCTCAGAAATACTACTCTTCTTGCATGAATCAATGTTGATTCGATGATGGGCGTCATGAGATAGTATTTCCTGCTTGGCACTATTGTAAAAATGGACGTTTGTTATCacaacacacaggaagagaccAATCCTCTCTACTGTGTTGGACGGAAGGAGAGAAGGCCAGTCAGTGAGAATGGCGATATGAAGATATCAAGATGGGCACCAGAGAGCTGGAGAGCAGATAAAAACTTCCCACACAAAATCTTTTGGAAAACAGAAACCTCCGCAACATGTGTGAAAGTAGAGCACAAAGAGGCCCaatgtgtctctttctttctttctttctttctttctctcgctctctatctctctcacggtcacacacacgcaaacacaaatcCCCTTGAAGCCATAACATGATAATCAGCAGGATTCTCATTAAATATGGAACCAGCCACATGCCCTTGGACAAGCTGCCAAGTTATTGCTTTCAGTGTTGCTGTTATCAGTGCTGacggttgcacacacacacacacacacacacacacacacaccgaaagtCTATTAGTGATAACATTAAGTCAATCTGATGTCGGCAAAGTCATTAATAGATATTTTGAcatttcctccctcctctctctctctatcccccccccccccccccccgaacttTCTGTAACAGCAGTCAACACCCACGATCACACACCACTGTAAATTAAACCATGAAACACGCCGTCTTTTCACAAGGTAAAACACTCCTCTCAAttctcacacaggagagagtgctagagagagaatcagagagacagagagctggagagagggagagctagagggagatggaggaggaggaggaggaggcctgagAGAAAACATCTGGATGCTACTCCATTTCACAGTCCGCTTATTGTTTGGCTTCTCTGCTTGCATACGCTAAACCCAACACACTCCCTACGAGCCGATATTAGCTCATTGCCACCACATCATTCACGTAGCCCTGGAGTGCTGctcagacagagaaaggagaaagaaattGTTCAATGTCAGGCAGACACACTTAACACTCGTAAAACACAAAAGCTCTACACGTCTACTCTCACAAAGGAGTAGTGACAGCTTTACAAAAGCCTCAATCCAGGCCTGAAAGGGAGCAAAGGCCCATAAACGTTGAGTCGAATGCTCCTGCACTCCCCACACAAAGAAAAGGGCAACTACACTCGTTCCACTCCAGTCAATCACTCATCCACATCAAACCACTGTCAGCAGGAATGTGACGGTCACCataggggagagaaaaaaggaatgaATAGTTGCATGCAGGACATAGTGTCCCTGTCCCTCTGTGCAATTTGAGGTCAGATCACAGAGGGGTCTTTCCCCGCATTCAGTTCAATGAACCCCCTTCACAAAATTACATGAAAAGGGCAAGGCCTTGAATGCGGCGACCATCTTTAGAAAGGGCAAATCTGAGAAGTGCTGTTCCAAAACATGAGGTCAGTGGAAGAAGTGAGGCACTGGAGATATGAAAGGGGTTGGTTTATGGGAGCTGCGCAGACGTCCATCTCTGGAGTAATCGCGCAGGAATTAATCAGTAACCTTCATGAAACTGAAGCCAGGGACCAATACCAGAAAGTACAGATGGACTGTTCAAGAGAGGGACGGATTAGAGAGTAGAGCTTTGCTTCCTCACtcgctcttttcttttcttcttcctcgcCTTCTCTTCACTTCTTTCAGCGGTCATTCTCTGGGAAGACTGCCAAAATCACAGGAGAGGGGGGAGCTGTGGAGAAGAGATCCAGCTCTCTTCATATTGATGGAGTTGTTAGAgatccgtgtgtgtgggggagggggggg
It contains:
- the cnn3a gene encoding calponin-3a, producing MTQFNKGPAYGLSAEVKSKIAQKYDLQKEEELRFWIEEVTGMPIGDNFQKGLKDGVILCELINKLQPGSIKKINHSQLNWHKLENLGNFIKAILNYGLKPNDIFEANDLFENGNLTQVQTTLLALASMGKTKGMDSKFDIGVKYADKQARHFDDEKMKAGQCVIGLQMGTNKCASQAGMTAYGTRRHLYDPKTQTDKPYDQTTISLQMGTNKGASQAGMSAPGTRRDIFDNKHAQQPVDSSTISLQMGTNKVASQKGMSVYGLGRQVYDPKYCAPPTEPVIHANGSQGTGTNGSEISDSDYQAEYQEEEYQGTYHDEYSGHYNDQGIDY